The genomic interval aaatgaatatataaaaaaaatgagcaCAATCAAAAGAAGATTAATTTCTCTCAAAAGAAGTTTGATAtccaaaaggaaaaaaaagtagATGATCTACGTTCTACCACTCATCAAAGGTCCAATATCACTGTCATAGAATGTATAATAAAGACAAAGAAGATGATGTTCATAAAAAACTACaataaaaatgtcaaattgaATGTGATTCCATGAAAGAAAAAGATAGATAAAGATtatgaagagagagagagagaaaaaaaaatagtggaaATCAAACATTAAACGgaaccaaatttaaaatttgaaaatgaaataaaCATATATTAAGTCAATGAGAAATgttgaaaatattaatataatatattttttatttaaattagtttttaggaaattctttagttttttttataatatcttttacataaagttaaaattttatttatttattatttaaatttaagaaattaagattgaaatagtttaaatatttaatattttgtttatatataaagtgcatgctaaaataaaataacaaattacttcgcataatatattttcaaaatatatcttAAAACCCCCAAAATCCCAACAAATTGGACTCTTAGTGCTTTAATTTTGTTCGACTAATGTGGGGTGTTTATGATGTCGCAGGTGGAGGGGCTGATGCGCCTTATGGAAGGAGAACACGTGGGACCTTTCAATCTTGGAAATCCTGGTGAATTCACCATGCTTGAACTTGCCAAGGTAAATGAAACAAAGCTTACTTGTAGGAAAACGTTTAGGCGTCATTCTTAGCAAGGAACACCACTTTATTCTGCTATTCATGTCTCCTTTTCTTATGATCTTAACAAGTAAAACCAGGATTAGATGTCTCAACTAACCCACCCACATGAAAGAAAGATATGATTTTGACAATTTCACAGTAAAAACATCAGTTTATAAACTTATTTCTATTTCCTGTTATAATCTAGTTAAGGATTATCAAGTTATCATCATGAATGATATGATTGTATATTTGGTCATGGTGATGCAGGTGGTACAAGAAACCATAGATCCAGAGGCTAAGATAGAGTACAGGCCAAACACAGAGGATGACCCACACAAGAGAAAGCCTGATATTACTAGGGCCAAGGAACTACTAGGCTGGGAACCCAAGGTGGACCTACGCAAGGGACTCCCTCTAATGGTTTCTGACTTCAGACAACGCATTTTTGGGGACCAAAAGGAAGGAGCAACCTCTACCTAATTCTTGATTGGAAAATGGAAATTGAGATTTTTTCTGCCAGATACCTCAGACTAAGTGCGAAAGGGGATTGTAGTTTACATTTTTCATAGCATTAACCAGAAAACAGTTAGTGAGGTTTCCGATCTCTTCATGATCCATTAGTCACAGTAGCTTATCAGCCATACATAATTTTCCCTTTTGTCCTTTATCCTCTACCATTTTTCCTAGTATGCAGCATTGATGTCCTAATTGTATTTCTAAAGTTGCGACCCTTGTTCCCCCGTTGTTCGATGAATCACAGGATGTAATACGCAATCGGATACATTCGGTACTGAAGAAACAGGAGAAAGTTTATGGACGAGTAATAATTATGAAGTGGAAATTATGTCTGACAATCTACATTTCGGGCACGGAATTGCATTTTCATTGAACCTCTTGAAGATGTGCCGCATATTTAACAGACACCAGAATTGTCTTTTCTAACTCTCCTGCGTTCAAATCTTTGTTATTACATTATAAGGACCTGAACATTGGTTATGTTAGTGTTATACTATTATTAGCCTGGTGATAATATCATAACTTGgactatgttttttttatgaagaaGCTAAGTGGAGCTTTGGAACAAATCGCTTTACTTTTGAAAACAAGGTGGACTCCTACTAATTAGGCAACCATGGGGGAAAATAGCCATAACAGTATATAGTCTCAAATCGcttttcttttgaaaacaagTTGGACTCCTATTAATTAGGCAAACATGGGGAAAATATGCCACATTGTTACAGTCCCTAACTCCAACCATGGTAGGACTACAAGCTAACTTGCTGAGTGGTATAGCAAGCGGTTTCCTTTCAAGCCACAAAGATAGCTTCTTCGCCTTTTTGCTTGCTTTGCAATCTTTGCTGATGATGCAACTGTGGACAATCTCTCAATGTCATACTTATAAGTCTCAATTTGCTGTGGAGAAGCATGAGTTAGATTGCCCGTGTGCTTATCTAGCCACATTATAATGTCTCCAAAAACCTTTTCGATGTTCTCATCAGTCTCCCCTGATGTTAAGCCATGCCACATTCCTGGGTACAATTTTATGGTCTTATCTTTGCTACTTGCCCTCTCATATAATGCCCTGCTTATCTCTGGGTCAGTCACTGTATCTGCTTCTCCATGCAATACAAAAAAAGGCAGGGTCACCTGCTCAAAACTCAGCCAAACAAAATCAGGTATAATAAGTATATTTAAGAAGTGGTAGCTTGATTATGAACTAGATTCAATATAAAAACAAACGAGCTTAAAACATAACCTTATATAAGCTGTCTTCTAGGCTCATGCTGGTCCTTAACATCTCTAATGCTGTTTTTAGCCTGGGCTTGTCCTGGTATATCAACTTGTTTTTTCTTATCTGTAGTGATCAAAGGGAAGAGACACATTAATTAACATCCAGCAATAAGCAAGATTTGAAGTATTAGGCAAGCCTCTCAGTAGCACTACAAACTTAAAGAgttcataaatatttatgaaagaGGTTGAACCTTACCCTTTCTCTTTTAGCAGGGTCTTTGAAGGCTGAATTGATGACATCCTTTGTGGGAACTATCTTCCACTTTGGGATTATATCTTCCACTTTAGTCAATATGTTGATCACCACCTGGTGTGGCTTCACTTTCTCTGATATCTGGCTTATTGTTTCAACATATGGATAAACAGTGTTGAATTTACATATGAAGGAAAAATGAAGTTGATAAGATTTATTTTCCTATAATTAAAGGAAGTTTCAAAAACTGTTTAGCTCAATAAATGTTTCACACCTTACACATGGGTGCAACAAGAACTGCACCGTCCCAGAATGAAGGGTCCTTTCTATGCAAAAGGAGGCTCACTGCCCCTCCCATGGACTCTCCATACAAGAACCTAGGCTTTCCCTTATACTCTTGGAGCTCTGAAATACACAATAAATGAAAAAGCTGAAACAAAATTCTCATGTTTCAATTGAGTTGGGAGATTAAAGTATTTGAATCTTACCGCTGACAGACTTGAAAAAGTCATAACAATCATTAATGATGTTATCAAACTTCTTTATGTAACAACGAGCACCTTCAGAACGTCCATGCCCTTCATAATCCATTCCGTACACAGCATATTTGGCACAAGCTAGTCGTACACCACATTCTACAACCATCATGCAAGCAAACCACAATATAACTCGGGAACAATCATTATACGTATCTGTCAAATAGTTGGTTGTGTTTTTGTGTTTGTCCAACCAAAGAGCATGTTGTTCATTGGTGATATTAATTACAcattgttaattgtttgaatatcagtata from Phaseolus vulgaris cultivar G19833 chromosome 1, P. vulgaris v2.0, whole genome shotgun sequence carries:
- the LOC137814746 gene encoding caffeoylshikimate esterase-like isoform X2 translates to MGLIFLCHGYGMECSGFMRECGVRLACAKYAVYGMDYEGHGRSEGARCYIKKFDNIINDCYDFFKSVSELQEYKGKPRFLYGESMGGAVSLLLHRKDPSFWDGAVLVAPMCKISEKVKPHQVVINILTKVEDIIPKWKIVPTKDVINSAFKDPAKRERIRKNKLIYQDKPRLKTALEMLRTSMSLEDSLYKVTLPFFVLHGEADTVTDPEISRALYERASSKDKTIKLYPGMWHGLTSGETDENIEKVFGDIIMWLDKHTGNLTHASPQQIETYKYDIERLSTVASSAKIAKQAKRRRSYLCGLKGNRLLYHSAS
- the LOC137814746 gene encoding caffeoylshikimate esterase-like isoform X1, which encodes MDLDFEYQEEYRRNSRGVQLFTCKWLPSSSPMGLIFLCHGYGMECSGFMRECGVRLACAKYAVYGMDYEGHGRSEGARCYIKKFDNIINDCYDFFKSVSELQEYKGKPRFLYGESMGGAVSLLLHRKDPSFWDGAVLVAPMCKISEKVKPHQVVINILTKVEDIIPKWKIVPTKDVINSAFKDPAKRERIRKNKLIYQDKPRLKTALEMLRTSMSLEDSLYKVTLPFFVLHGEADTVTDPEISRALYERASSKDKTIKLYPGMWHGLTSGETDENIEKVFGDIIMWLDKHTGNLTHASPQQIETYKYDIERLSTVASSAKIAKQAKRRRSYLCGLKGNRLLYHSAS